A stretch of Dietzia lutea DNA encodes these proteins:
- a CDS encoding iron-siderophore ABC transporter substrate-binding protein encodes MTAPARRSRLEAAVSDTARPRARAVLFVLTAIAALLALLAGCSTGSVDGGGESADTTGVERQGEFPRTITHAYGETEIPEAPQRVATISWVNADVSLALGVVPVGMPRNSFGANANGSTDWFDAELEAVGGEMPELYSETDGINTEAIAALEPDLILGAYSGMTAEEYETLSKIAPTIAMPEGDVPFGTAWQDSTRLIGEALGRSEAAEELITEVEGQIQQVAEDNPAIEGTTFVWATVDPEAAEKIYAFTDVDNRPRFLTQLGMEQAPVVAEASSGSPDQFAVTWSPERADELASDILITYATSPEVRQAIESDPLLGRIPAVEAGRMVVQTDEQQVLSISASSPLSLPWALENVVPDILAAAEQEQA; translated from the coding sequence ATGACTGCACCCGCCCGGCGTTCCCGACTCGAGGCGGCGGTGTCCGACACGGCCCGCCCGAGGGCCCGGGCGGTGCTGTTCGTACTCACCGCGATCGCCGCGCTGCTGGCCCTGCTCGCGGGCTGTTCGACGGGATCCGTCGACGGGGGCGGCGAGTCTGCCGACACGACCGGCGTCGAGCGGCAGGGCGAGTTCCCGCGCACCATCACCCACGCCTACGGCGAGACGGAGATCCCGGAGGCCCCGCAGCGCGTCGCCACGATCTCCTGGGTCAACGCGGACGTCTCCCTGGCGCTGGGCGTCGTCCCGGTCGGCATGCCCCGTAACTCGTTCGGGGCCAACGCCAACGGTTCGACCGACTGGTTCGACGCCGAGCTCGAGGCGGTGGGTGGCGAGATGCCCGAGCTGTACTCCGAGACCGACGGCATCAACACCGAGGCGATCGCGGCGCTCGAGCCCGACCTCATCCTGGGGGCGTACTCCGGCATGACCGCCGAGGAGTACGAGACCCTGTCCAAGATCGCGCCGACCATCGCGATGCCCGAGGGCGACGTGCCGTTCGGCACCGCCTGGCAGGACTCGACCCGACTGATCGGTGAGGCGCTCGGCCGCAGCGAGGCCGCCGAGGAGCTCATCACCGAGGTGGAGGGCCAGATCCAGCAGGTCGCCGAGGACAACCCGGCCATCGAGGGCACGACCTTCGTCTGGGCCACCGTCGACCCCGAGGCCGCGGAGAAGATCTACGCGTTCACCGACGTCGACAACCGCCCGCGCTTCCTCACCCAGCTCGGGATGGAGCAGGCCCCGGTCGTCGCCGAGGCCTCCAGCGGCTCGCCCGACCAGTTCGCCGTCACGTGGTCGCCCGAGCGCGCCGACGAGCTCGCCTCCGACATCCTCATCACCTACGCGACCTCGCCCGAGGTCCGGCAGGCCATCGAGTCCGACCCGCTGCTCGGCCGCATCCCCGCGGTCGAGGCCGGCCGGATGGTCGTCCAGACCGACGAGCAGCAGGTGCTGTCGATCTCCGCGTCCTCCCCGCTGAGCCTGCCGTGGGCCCTGGAGAACGTCGTCCCCGACATCCTCGCGGCCGCAGAGCAAGAGCAGGCCTGA
- a CDS encoding FecCD family ABC transporter permease, protein MTSPATLTTAPAPSVGGPIVPAAPGRRRVVIGTVASLVLLVVGIAASLFVGARTVDPAVVWSVLGALPGQLLSGDLAAAVAPGSGAGMDEVVVAARVPRTITAVLVGAALAVAGAGLQGATRNPLGDPGLLGLTAGAALGVVLGLAFAPAAGPSVVALFSVIGALVAGMVVVGAGRLGADSGTGLVLAGAAVTAGCTAVTSSLVIALPGVLDRFRFWGLGSVARSGAPEIGAAVPFLLLGLVLVLAGAAALDALALGDDMARGLGVGPVAGRAVVLGGVVILSGVATALAGPIAFLGLLVPHLLRRLVGVGNRVVLGLSVLVGPAVLLFADTIGRVIAPPGEIAVGVMTVAIGVPFLIALLRANRGVSTS, encoded by the coding sequence GTGACCAGCCCCGCGACGCTCACGACCGCGCCCGCCCCCTCGGTGGGCGGGCCGATCGTGCCGGCCGCACCCGGACGCCGCCGTGTCGTGATCGGCACGGTGGCGTCGCTGGTGTTGCTCGTCGTGGGGATCGCGGCGTCGCTGTTCGTCGGCGCCCGTACGGTCGACCCCGCCGTCGTGTGGTCGGTGTTGGGCGCGCTGCCCGGCCAGCTGCTCTCCGGCGACCTCGCCGCCGCCGTCGCGCCCGGTTCGGGTGCGGGCATGGACGAGGTCGTCGTGGCCGCCCGCGTCCCCCGGACCATCACCGCGGTCCTCGTGGGCGCCGCGCTGGCCGTGGCGGGCGCGGGACTGCAGGGGGCCACCCGCAATCCCCTCGGCGATCCCGGGCTGCTCGGCCTCACCGCCGGCGCCGCGCTCGGCGTGGTGCTGGGTCTGGCCTTCGCCCCGGCCGCCGGTCCGTCCGTGGTCGCCCTGTTCTCCGTCATCGGCGCGCTGGTGGCCGGGATGGTGGTCGTGGGCGCGGGCCGACTCGGTGCCGACTCCGGGACCGGGCTCGTGCTCGCCGGGGCCGCCGTCACCGCCGGCTGCACCGCGGTCACGTCCTCACTGGTCATCGCGCTGCCCGGCGTGCTCGACCGCTTCCGCTTCTGGGGCCTGGGCTCCGTGGCCCGCTCGGGCGCCCCGGAGATCGGCGCGGCCGTCCCCTTCCTGCTCCTCGGGCTCGTCCTGGTCCTCGCCGGTGCCGCGGCCCTCGACGCGCTCGCGCTGGGGGACGACATGGCCCGCGGGCTCGGCGTCGGCCCGGTCGCCGGGCGCGCCGTCGTCCTGGGCGGGGTCGTCATCCTGTCCGGGGTCGCCACCGCGCTCGCCGGCCCCATCGCGTTCCTCGGTCTGCTCGTGCCGCATCTGCTGCGCAGGTTGGTCGGGGTGGGCAACCGCGTGGTCCTGGGCCTGTCCGTACTCGTCGGGCCGGCAGTGCTGCTGTTCGCCGACACGATCGGCCGCGTCATCGCGCCGCCCGGGGAGATCGCCGTGGGCGTGATGACCGTGGCGATCGGCGTGCCCTTCCTCATCGCCCTCCTGCGCGCCAACCGGGGGGTGAGCACCTCGTGA